TTTCCGCTTCTGTCCCATGATCTCTCCTTCCGTTTCTTGAACCTCGATTCTGCCAAAATCTTGGCTTAACCACCTGTCCAAAAAACGGGGGTAACTTCATTCTGCCCTTCTTCATCCGTTCAGGGTAGCGCCGGGTTGCAGCAGTTGCAATGGCGCTACGACCTAGAACCAGTAGTCCCGCAAGCGTAGCCACCATCGCTTGCCCTTCGTCAATCCCGCCCGGCATTTTGGGCATGGACCCTTGTGGCTCAAGAACGTTTTGACTGCCTTTTCGCGGTCCCAGTTGACCGGAGGAGTGTTCATCAGGCAGTGATCGGGGTGATCATAATGTTCGGGGAGGAGAAAGAGCATGTGGCCAAGTTCATGAGCTAGGTAATAGATCCCCAGTGCCTGAGGCACAGCGCTAGGTGAGACGTCATCGTATGCCAAGCCGGGAAAATTCAGGAAGGATATGGTCGAGATCATGAGCGCCACTCCTGCCCCGCTAGGGGCGCCGGGACTCTCATTGGCAAACCCAGACTGTGCAAGCCTCGGTATCAACACACCGTGCGGGACCGGAATGTCCAGAGAATCGAAGAACACCGGCACATTCGTAATAAACACGTCATAGTCACGTTGAAGACTGAACATGAACCTCCATCCCGTGTGCGTTTGGTATGCAACGGTGTCTCTCCGAACGATGGGTTGACCGTCCACGAGTAGGGACCGGAATCTGTCCCGTTTCTCCACCCACTTGCCCAGCAGCCAACTGTAATAGGTCTGGTAGTCGCGAAATGTCACATTCATGCCCTCCGGGACCGCTGCCTTGAGCTCGTCAACCGGGTACAGCTCAAGCGTATGCCGCTGCTGACTCGACAGTTGGGTGTCAGGCGCTCCCCCGAAAAGCTCCAGCGACATGAACGGATTGTGCCTGTCGCCGGTTATTTCTTGAAAGTAGTCTTCGATGGGCATCGTGTTCATGTCGGAGAAGCTGATATTCGTGCTTTGAAACTCATCTCTCATCGCAAGGAGGGCATGTGTGAATACCAACCGGAGTTGTTCTTCGGGAAGGGAGGGGAATCTCTGGTCATGGAGGTAGACTGTCTTGAGCCTGATCTGCACCTTCCTGTTGAAAGTGTCGTCAACGTTGAAATAGGCACAAGAAGCAACCTGACTGCACAACGCAATGCTGAATAGGAGCAGCGCCCAATGGTGGAGAATCAGCGTAGGATAATCGGCTGGTCCCCGTAGCATCCTTGACTACTTTGAGTCAAAGCCCCGATGTTGAAGAGTAGTGAGTGTACGCCGTGCCGCGGATGAGGCGGCGGGAGGCCGGGGCGACCTTCCTGGTCGCTTCCGGCACCGCTTCCACATCCTGCGGGCGGGCAGGATCGACCATGAGGTTGGCCTCCTCAAGCGCGAGAAGCCCAAGAAGGCTTGGATCACCCGGCTCGCCGAAAAGAACGGGAGTGTGGACTCTCACTCCTTCGACCACCATCCAGATATGGCCGAGTTTCCTTTCCACCTCGCGCCCGTCCGCGAGCTTCAGTGCGACGGCTCTCTCCGGAACAACATCGCAAATCGACAGGGTTTTCGACGGAAGGCAGGAGAACGTCGCCCCCGTGTCCACTTGTGCCTCGACTTCCGTTCTCTTGCTGAACTCCAGATCCCCGTTTCGCCGCTCGACTTGCCCGAGAATCAGCCTCACTAGAACCGCTCCCATATCACGAATCTAGCACCGGTCCGAGCAAGGTGTCAAAGTCCCCGAGGGGAGGCAAAGACCGTTGGGGGGTTCAATGAAACAGGATCGGGCCGACGTAGAGGAAGACGTAGAGCGTCACCAGCACGGCGGCGGCGAGGTCGAGGAGGAAGCCCGTGCGCATCATGACGGGGAGTCGGATGTAGCCGGAGCCAAAGACAATGGCGTTCGGCGGCGTGCCGGCGGGGAGCATGAAATCGCAAGAGGCGGCGATGGCGGAGGCCGAGAGGACGGGGAGCGAACGGGGGAGGACGTTTAACATCACGTTTACTGTCGCCGTATTCGAGGCGACGGCGGAGAGAAGGACCGTCGCCACACTTGTCAGGCCGATTTGCCAGATCAACGGAAACTCCGCGAGCGCCCGCAATTGCCCGGCCAGCCACGCAGAGAGTCCGCTCTCCTCGATTCCCGAGGCCATCGCAAAGCTGCCGCCGAGGAGAACGAGCGTTCCCCAGGGAAGACGTCGGATCGATCGAAAGGACACGAGTCGCATCCCCACGAGCGAGAGGCCGGCCGACATTGCCACCCACGACTCGTAATGTTTGCCCTGAAACTTGAAACCCGTCCAGAACTCCGGGACAAAAGGGGCGATGGTTTGGCGCAACGGACTTCCTGCGATCCACAGGACGGCGGCGAGCCCAAAAACCAGCGCGATGCGCTTCTCTTCGCGCTTCATCGGACCCAAGGCCACGATCTCTCGCTGCAAGACGGAGCCCCCTTGCCCTTCAGGGATCCTATCTTTCCGGCCCGTGCGCCAAAGCACCAGCCAGACTACTGGGAGGAACAACACCACGAACGGGACGCCAACCGCCATGTACTTTGCGAAACTGATTTCCACGCCGAGCTTGTCGGCGAGGAAACCGCAGAAAATCGAATTCGTGCCGGTGCCGATTTTTGTGCCGATTCCGCCGACGTTTGCCGCGTAGGCTACCGCGAGCATGATGGCGCTTCCGAAGTGGTGGAGCCTCCGTCCTCCCGACTCGGTTTCCAGTTGGGCAATCAGCGCCATCCCGATCGGCATCATCATGACGGCCGTGGCCGTATTCGAGATCCAGAGAGAAACAATGGCGGTCGCCACAAGCACGCCCAGGAGCAGCCGCTTGGGGTCCGTGCCGATGACCCTCATGATGTGGAGGGCGATTCGACGATGGAGATTCCACTGTTCCATGGCGGCACCGATCATCATCCCTCCGAGGAATAGAAAGATGTAGGCGTCGAAGTAGGGCGAAGAGGATTGGGCGACGTTGTGAACGAGGCCGCCGCCAAATACGCCGAGGGTGGGGAAGAGAACAAGCGGCACCGCCGCCGTCCACGCCATCGGCAAGGCTTCGGTGAACCACCAGACGGCCATGAGCGCGGCCACGGCCGCTGCGTAGGCGGGCCTTGAGCCAAATCCTTCAATCCGGTGGAGGCCGGAGGGCAGGAAAGCGAAGGCCGAGAAGGCGAGAACGCCGAGACCAAGGCCCGCACGCTGCCACGGGGTTTGGAGAAATCTGAGATTCTTCACTCGCTCCGCTCGCTCAGAAAGACATCCTAGCGCGTCGTTACGAGCAAAGCGAAGGATCGGGATGGATCAGGAAATCCTCGCTGACCGCTGAAAACTGACTGCTGAGAGCTATCCTAGAATGTTGTAGAACGAGGAGGCGTCGAAGTCGACGAACTCGGCCTTGTGGTCGCTGATGCCGTAGCCACTGAGGATGCCGCCCTTTGTACCGGAAGGAAAGCCGCGGACGAAGATGTAGTCGAGGTGGAAAATCGTCTGCGTGATCCCGGAGCCTTCGACGTTCGTGAAGCCGGCGTCCTTGAACGCGCCCACGACGGGTTCCAGCTCGCCGCCCGCGGTGTTGAAGTCGCCGGATACGAGATGCATCTTGGTAAAGTCCGGGTTGGGGATCGCCGCGATGATCTCCTGTCCCTGCTCCTTTCGCGTTCCCGCCATCGTCTTAACCTCGAGGTGCGCGGATACCGAGCGGACGAGGCGGCCGCTGATCGAGACATCGACCATCATCGCGCAGCGGGTGCCGAGGGGCGGATTTGAGTCCAGTTCGCGCTTGTAGATGTGGCGAACGACCTGCGGGTTGTGAAGCGGGAACTTGCTCAGGACGGCGTTGCCGCTGTAACCGGGCGCATAGCTGAACTCGCGGCAGAAGTAGTAGTTCATACGGAGGGCCTTCGCCAGCTCGCGCGGTGCATTTCGATTCCCCGTGGCTTCGGACTCGGTGTAGATCTCCTGCACGTTGATGATCGAGGCGTTTTTGAGGTTCGATTCGGTCTGGAACTTCGAGATCATGTCATCCAGTTTTTCGCCGTGGGCCACGTTCCAGGAGATCAAACGAACGCTGTTCGGTTGATAGGTGCTGACATTCGCATCGCTATAGTTGCCGGACTCGACCTTGCAGAATTCCGCGCCCGCGGACAGATCGCCGAAGCACTTGCCGGCTGGCAACGTGCCGTCTGCATTCGCCTGCCAACCGCCGGAGCCGTTCCAAATGGGGGGTGGTTGAAAGGGTGTGCCTCCGCCTCCACCACCGCCCCCACCCCCGCAGCTTCCACTTTCCTCGGAGGTGAGGAAGGCAAACACGAACGCACATAAAGCCGCTTTGCCAAGCCGACCGAAGCCTAGGTTGATCATGTCCTTCCTAGAGCGGCGCCCGTGCCAGCGTCCCATGGCGTTCCCCCTTGAATTTACATGTGAAATAAGGCGCGAGCGGGAGAACCGGTATCAAAAATGATATTCGGCCATAATTTCGATGCTAGCCCCCAATCGGATCGAGATATAGTCTCGGTTTCCGCACTTGAATTCCTATCATAACCAGCTTATGATATATTCCATGGACGCATCCGTAAGGAAGTACTTGGCGATGATTGGACGGCGTGGGGGAAGTGTCAGTCGGCGCACTCTTAGCGTCGAGACGGCCCGAATGATGGTCAAGATCCGCGACGCCCGACGGGCATATCGATTGTTTTTTGCCCAGTGTTTCTGGTCGTACGATCCGAACTTCAACATCACGGCGCAAGACGTGCCTTGGGTGGCCGCGCAGTTGATGAAGCACGGCGGTCGACGCGCCTGGGAAATCGGGAGCCGACTGTGCCGTTAACCGACTATCAGGCGGCGTTGGGCCGGTTGCTTGCGGCCAATCGAAGCGAGGACAGTTATCTGGCCGGAGGCGCCGCCCTGCTCTCCCAACCCCATTCGCAACGTTTCAGCCAGGACCTCGATTATTTCCATGATTCCCCGACGCGCGTGGCCACGGCCTTCGAAGCCGATCGCCGGACGTTAGACGCAGACGGGCACTCCGTCCATCCCGACATCGTATTGCCCGGGTATGTCCGCGCGGTCATCCGTCGGGGCCGTGAAGCGACCAAGGTGGAATGGGCACACGAATCCAGTTGGCGATTCATGCCGGTCATCCGGAGCGACGCCTTCGGTTACCAGTTACACCCGATCGACCTGGCCACCAACAAGGTCCTCACCGTCGCCGGCCGCGATGAACCCCGCGACATCCTGGACGCCTTGCAGTGCCATCGGGATATCCTGGAGCTCGGTCCATTGGTATGGGCGGCCTCCGGCAAGGACCCCGGGCTGTCTCCCCGACTCATCATAGAGCTGCTCAAACGGCGCGGGAGCATCAGGCCGGAAGATCTGGCACGCCTCCACCTGACCGTGTCTCTCGATGTGCATGAAATCAAGACCGCCTGGTTGGAGGCGCTGGAAGGCGCGGAATCGTTCGTGGGGAGGCGTCCACCTGATGAAATCGGGTGCCTGTACTACTCATCCGAACAAAGTCGCTTCGTGAACCCGGATCGCGCTGTCCCCGGCAGCTTCGTCCCGCACTACGGACGTCCCGGCGGGATCATTCCTCGGATGGTCTCGGAGTAGCCGACTGCTGACCTATCGAGGCCGAACCTCAATAGTACTTAATCCACTTCGGTGATTTCAGGGTCGCGCGTGTCGCGTCCGATCCTGACCGTCGTACTCCCGTTGTTGTTCAAGATACGGATATCCCACGCTTGCATGGTCTTGGCCCCGATCAACAAATCTTGGGCCAAGTCGGGCGATATCAGAGCTTCATCTTCTATGATCCGACCCTCCAGCTTCATGACAAGGAAGGTGACGCCCACGATGCGAAGTTTTCCCCCTTCCGCGGCGGTGCGCATTTCCCGGGTTACGCCTCCGATCACTTGCGTTCCTTCCGGGAGCCGATCCTGTCGCACGATGGTCGGATAGCAGCCTGAATCCACAACGGCCCGGACCTGCGCTCGACGTCCGTCCCACGTCTCAATCTCCGTATCCCGAATCGGCTTGCTCACAGGAAAAGGGTACGCCGGTGAGCGTGGGATGTAAAGGCGGGGCGCGATCCGCTACGGAACTGGCGGCGACATGGACGGTGGTTTCACCCCTCAAGAACGGGTCGGCATCCAGCCATCGCAGCCGCTTCGGCGGAGTAGGCAGCCCGCCCGGCCATGCCCTCAAGGCAGAGGCGGGGCGTAGACTTCGTTCGTCGTTAGATTGCTTGGGTTACTTCCGCCGATGGCGTAGATCTTGCCGTTCACGGCCGCCCACGTACTTTCCCCGGGAGGGAATTGACCCTGGAACCTGTTTCGAATCTTCCCTTACCCCCCTTCGCGAAAAGGGGAATGCGGGGATGGCCCGGTCATTTAATCCAGGCCGCAAGCAGAGGTGTTTGTCATTCCACGGGGGTTGTGCCTAAAATGCCGCCCGCCATGGCCAGACAATATCTATTCGCACCCGGGCCAACGCAGCTACCGGAGGAAATTCTTCTCGAGATGGCCCAGCCGATCACCTATCACCGCGGACCCAAGTTCAAGGCCATCCTTCAGGAAGTTCGCGAGGATCTGAAAACGGTTTTCCAGACGAAACAGGACGTGCTGGTACTCACGTCGAGCGGCTCGGGCGCGATGGAAGGCGCGGTGACCAACATCCTGTCCAAAGGCGACAAGGCCGTCGTGGTTGAGGGTGGAAAGTTCGGCGAACGATGGGCGGACGTCTGCAAGGCCTACGGCGTTCAGGCGGAAGTCCTCCACGTGGAATGGGGCAAAGCGGTGGACCCTGCCGTTGTTCGCAAAGCGGTCCAGAACGGGAAAGACGTCAAAGCCGTTTTCGTCCAAGCCAGCGAGACATCTACCGGCGTGATGCACCCCGTGAAGGAGATCGCCGAAATCACAAGATCAATGCCCGACACGCTCTTGGTGGTCGATGGCATTACCGCGGTCGGCGTCTTCCCCGTCCCCATGGATCAGTGGGGGATCGACGTGCTGGTTTCCGGCTCGCAGAAGGCCTTCATGCTGCCGCCAGGTTTGGGATTTGCAGCGCTCAGCGAAAAAGCGTGGGCAAGAGCCAAGACGTCCAATCTGCCGAAATTCTATTTCAATCT
The Nitrospirota bacterium DNA segment above includes these coding regions:
- a CDS encoding alanine--glyoxylate aminotransferase family protein gives rise to the protein MARQYLFAPGPTQLPEEILLEMAQPITYHRGPKFKAILQEVREDLKTVFQTKQDVLVLTSSGSGAMEGAVTNILSKGDKAVVVEGGKFGERWADVCKAYGVQAEVLHVEWGKAVDPAVVRKAVQNGKDVKAVFVQASETSTGVMHPVKEIAEITRSMPDTLLVVDGITAVGVFPVPMDQWGIDVLVSGSQKAFMLPPGLGFAALSEKAWARAKTSNLPKFYFNLSKELESQKKNETGFTPAITLIVALRKALKMIKEEGLENVFARHDKLARATREAMKAIGLELFAQTPSNACTAVKVPVGVDGEKIPKHIREKYGITIAGGQSQLKGKIFRIAHLGYYNPFDMVMVMSAVEMTLRDLGHEFSIGAGVKKMQEMLAQ
- a CDS encoding DASS family sodium-coupled anion symporter, whose product is MPILRFARNDALGCLSERAERVKNLRFLQTPWQRAGLGLGVLAFSAFAFLPSGLHRIEGFGSRPAYAAAVAALMAVWWFTEALPMAWTAAVPLVLFPTLGVFGGGLVHNVAQSSSPYFDAYIFLFLGGMMIGAAMEQWNLHRRIALHIMRVIGTDPKRLLLGVLVATAIVSLWISNTATAVMMMPIGMALIAQLETESGGRRLHHFGSAIMLAVAYAANVGGIGTKIGTGTNSIFCGFLADKLGVEISFAKYMAVGVPFVVLFLPVVWLVLWRTGRKDRIPEGQGGSVLQREIVALGPMKREEKRIALVFGLAAVLWIAGSPLRQTIAPFVPEFWTGFKFQGKHYESWVAMSAGLSLVGMRLVSFRSIRRLPWGTLVLLGGSFAMASGIEESGLSAWLAGQLRALAEFPLIWQIGLTSVATVLLSAVASNTATVNVMLNVLPRSLPVLSASAIAASCDFMLPAGTPPNAIVFGSGYIRLPVMMRTGFLLDLAAAVLVTLYVFLYVGPILFH
- a CDS encoding endonuclease/exonuclease/phosphatase family protein, which translates into the protein MINLGFGRLGKAALCAFVFAFLTSEESGSCGGGGGGGGGGTPFQPPPIWNGSGGWQANADGTLPAGKCFGDLSAGAEFCKVESGNYSDANVSTYQPNSVRLISWNVAHGEKLDDMISKFQTESNLKNASIINVQEIYTESEATGNRNAPRELAKALRMNYYFCREFSYAPGYSGNAVLSKFPLHNPQVVRHIYKRELDSNPPLGTRCAMMVDVSISGRLVRSVSAHLEVKTMAGTRKEQGQEIIAAIPNPDFTKMHLVSGDFNTAGGELEPVVGAFKDAGFTNVEGSGITQTIFHLDYIFVRGFPSGTKGGILSGYGISDHKAEFVDFDASSFYNILG